GTATTGGCACTTTGTAGAGCGTACGTACTGTATTGCCACTTTGTAGGGAGTACTCGTATTACCTGTTAAGTGTTGCCAGagaatacatatttacaaggTGTTTATACGGCTATGGTTACGGTCGTGGCTTCGACTCCCACAgctagaaaatatttgtatttgattAGAATGggtgtttttcagtgtctgggtgtgtttatacattgtgtaagtattaataatatgtataattttaattatgaattaatCAGCAATATTTAGTACCCTTAAGACAAGCTACGTTTCTTTGGAGCTAGATAGTCATGATGATGTGTATTgtccatataaatttatttattattagcggacacccgcgacttcgtccgcccttagccctctttaatccagcccttacagtaataTCGttataaaaatggagtaacttctcctgttttccaaacatttcccttcactgctctgctccttttGATTGtattatgaaaagtatactataacctgcccaggagtgtgaagattaattgtaccaagttccattaaaatcagtctagtactttttgtttttataatgagCATAGAGACGGACAGactaaaattttactgattgcatttttggtatcagtatcgatcacttatcacaacctgatagttattttggaaatatatttcatgtacagaattgacctctctacagatttattagaagtatagataattgtCTTCTCGGACCATAGTTTTTATTAGTGTATAATTCTGTGTCTCAGTGCATAATTTTGtgataagtttttattatttatggataattatgttattgtttGTGCACTTACTTTATCATACGAATCGAATACATTGTTGAATGTTTACAAAACTTGGGGGGTAAGAAAGCGTAACCttgtttaatttcatttacattgtagtactacataataaaattacgaTTTACTGACAAAACTGCGATGCGCCTGCGACTTTGTATGCTTGcagttcatatttttttcggGTAACTTCATCTTTCTATAGgctaaaccttaattttatttgttttataaataccgtgatagcccagtggatatgacctcatcctccgaatccggagggtgtggattcgaatccggggcatgcacatccaacttttcaaacatgtgcattttaagaaattaaatatgtctcaaacggagaaggaaaaacatcgtgaagcctgcataccagaggtcctgggttcgatccccagctaggccaatcaggttttcttaattggtccaggtctggctgacgGGAAGTTGCGTCgaacgtcgattctttttctacgatcgctaacgcttcgaaaactagaaagatgtatgtcATTTGCTGTAGAcacgtcacgtgatcaagatctgtcaagttaggccacttggctagggggggcagtacgatgtcacgtagaaaccgaaatgagtgtggatttttatcctacgcctaacaaggtaggccgcttccatcttagattgcatcatctctcaggtgagattgcagtcaagggttaacttgtgaaGGATAAAAAAGGGTCCAAATCCCCTATCCTATAAGGAGAGAGGTCTGGCCATGTTGTggacttttaaaatataagctAATGGTAatgaataactaaaaataaacttaattctACTGTAACTATCCacataaaatcatcatcatcgtcatcattattaacccatatgcTGACCACAAGTcaccactcagaatgagaggggttaggccaatagtccaccacgctggcccaatgcggattggcagacttcacacacgcaaataattaagaaaattctctagtatgcaggtttccttacgatgttttccatcaccgtttgagacacgtaatattaaatttttttaaatgcacataactgaaaagttggaggtgcatgctgctggaggcagaggttatatccactgggctatcactgaatCCCACATAAAATACCTTatcgacaaaataattatttgttgcattcattataacaaaattaataaggTCAGTTCAGGTCAGGCGGTAAGTATATAATGGGGAGGTTTGGAAGTGTGGGCACAATTTGTCAAAGACTCGGCGAGGATGAAGGCGGTCTTGTGTTTGGTGCTGGGGCTAGCGGCCCTGGCTGCGGCGCGGCCTGATGTCGACGATCACATATTAGTTGGTAAGTGACAACCATTTCCCACATACACAACATACCTAATAGCTTACTAACCAATCGCAGACGCCCCGAGGTTTCACTCGTTAGTTAGGgtaattcccgttcctgtaggaatcatcatcatcatcatatcagccgatagacgtccactgcaggaaatagttttcacgatcctgagccgcttttatccagcgaatccctgcgactcgcttgatgtcgtcagtccatctgtttaggggtcgaccaacactgcgctttctagtgcggtttcgccattccagcaccttaggataCCGACgtgcatcggctcttcgaactatgtgcctcgtctattgccacttcagcttcgcgactcgttgagctgtgtctgtgactctggttcttctgcggatctcctcatttcttctGAATACGAGGATTAATTAATATAGCCTCTCACATAAAACGTGGATTTCTTTTGGCAacggaattttcaaaatcagttcaagaTAGTCTCGTATTGCCTTTTTAGATTCGTCGACGAAAAAACGTAAAAACgctatttttatttaggtagcaataaaaatttaactaattatcttataactaaaaactataaaactaaCTCTTTCCAGATAAAGTAGACACAATGGACATTAAGCAAAAGCAGTTCTTCATACTGAAGCTTCTGAACAAAGTCGTGGGTCCATGTATGTACAAAGACATCGTAGACATCGGCAAAAACTTCAAGATCGAAGACAATATTAACTTGTACACTGTAAGTCTTATTTCAAAGTAACgaagttaattttatatattaacttcCTGATACATTTAAgcgttatttaaacataatcgTATTACAAACgatcatttgtttttattttacagaaagAAGTTGTTGTAAAGACTTTCCTCGACAATTTCAAAGTGGGTTTCTTGCCAAGAGGTGAAATATTCACTCTTCACGTCGACCGTCAACTGAAGGAGGTGGTCACCATGTTCCACATGCTGTACTACGCTAAGGACTTCACCACGTTCATCAAGACTGCGTGCTGGATGCGCCTGTACTTGAACGAAGGCATGTTCGTCTATGCTCTCACTGTGGCAGTCAGACACCGCGATGACTGCAGAGGAATCATCCTTCCACCACCCTACGAAATCTATCCGTACTATTTCGTCCGTGCCGACGTCATCCAAAAAGCATACTTACTGAAAATGAAACAAGGCCTCCTTGATACTCATCTAACCGACTTCTATGGCATCAAGAAAACTGAGAAAGGCATCTACATAATCGATGAAAACATCTTTGACCGTCGCCATTTCTTGAATGACGAAGATAGGCTGAGATACTTCACGGAAGATATTGGTCTTAacacttactactactacttccATGTGGACTATCCGTTCTGGATGAAAAATGACGTCACTAACAAGTACATGGTCAGGCGTTGGGAACTTACCTTCTACGTATACCAGCAGATACTTGCTAGGTACTATCTAGAGCGTCTTTCCAATGGACTTGGAGATATCATTGACCTATCGTGGCACAAGCCTATCCGTAAGGGTTACTGGCCATGGATGGTGCTTCACAACGGAGTTCAACTGCCTGTCAGGTTTAACGACCAAATGTTTGTTGacaacaaagatattggtattGTTAACTTAGTTAAAGACTATGAAAGAATCATCACTGATGCAATTGTCAAGGGATTCATAGAGGTAAGATAGTACACCAAAGTAACACATTTATTATATATGAATAAATAcgaaaaaatcaataatttctcTTATTACAGATCAATGGTGTAAGGATCGATTTGACCAAAGCTGCAGATATTGACGTTTTAGGAAAGCTGGTATATGGAACTATTGAAAAGACGGACTTAACGAAACTTCAAGTAGATTCTTACCGCTACCTTCTCATATTAATGAAAGCTGTTGTTGGGCTGAACACCTGGCAATGCGATAAGTATgtacaaaacattttttctaATCTAAGACTAGTAGTATAGTAGTATCTAAGAGTAGTAGTAGACTTTGtttaacttataaatattttctttttgtaatttcaGATACTTTGTTGTGCCAACGGTATTGGACCACTACCAGACTGCTCTCCGTGATCCAGTATTCTACCAACTGCAGAAGCGTTTAGTCTACCTGTTGATTCTCTTCAAGAACCGTCTCCCAAGCTACACACGCGAGGACCTCTACTTCCCCGGAGTTAAAGTTGACAACGTTGTTGTTGATAAACTCGTCACCTATTTCGACGATTACTTCATGGACATGACTAATGCAGTAACCTTTACCGAAGATGAACTCAAGAAGACTACATCTGACATGATCTTCTTTGTACGCAAACGCCGCCTTAATCACAGACCTTTCAAAGTAACCGTTGATGTTCTTTCTGACAAAACAGTCGACTCCGTAGTACGAGTATTTTTGGGACCGAAAGAAGATCACTTGGGCCGCTTGATCGATATCAACAGAAACAGAATGAACTTCGTTGAGTTGGACAGCTTCctttacaaacttacaactGGAAAGAACACAATTGTCAGAAACTCCTATGATATGCACAATCTTGTTAAGGACCGCATAATGACTCGTGATTTATGGAAGAAGATTGACGGCATTACCGACGTGAGAGATTTATTGATCAAGGACCTCAGAAACTACCACACTGGTTTCCCAACTAGACTGCTTCTGCCTAAAGGTCGTATCGGAGGAATGAAGATGATGCTCTATGTCATTATCACTCCACTGAAGATGGTTGACAATGTAGATATTTCAATCTTGGACACGACCCGCAAGGACTTGTTTGTAGACTTCAGATCCACTGTGTTGCTTGACAAGATGCCTCTTGGTTTCCCATTCGATCGTCATATCGACACTACGAAGTTCTTCACGTCTAACATGAGATTCGTTGATGTTATAATCTTCCACAAGACCCAGGTCAGCGATATGTGGACTCGTTGGAATAAGTACGTGCTCAAGAACTACGATATGCTTGACAAGACTCCCGTGGTTAACGACAGCTACTTCATCGACGTTGATGTTAACACCAAAGTAGACAAAGATGTCAACATATTTGACCTTTAATTCACTGAAGTTAAAGACGGATTTAGCGATTTATGTATctatataacttatttataaacagcAATGTATGTAATCGATAAATAAACTGAATTATTTATTGCAAAagattatttacttactaaacCATCACGCCTCTGTCGCATTTCAAAATGCGtttatgattttaaaacaaGTTCTTTGAGCAATTCAGAACTAAAAAGgaataataaagaattatgCCATTAGACCTGCTATAACTTTAAATGGCGCTCATAACATAAAACACTGAGTATTTTATGTTATGAGcagtttatgtattttaatttagacTAGTacctaattgaattttaaacattaGTAGAGTAGACAAAATATAAACGatattaaagctttttttttattgaggaagaatacaataaggaacttcaactaacttatcctaataactatacaaatcatgcccacgtagaatggtggcaagaatattgACAGCATtttcgcgctggacagccaggcagATCCTTTGAGGCAGATTCCTGGACAGCCAggccagaaaaaaaaaaacaaaatgagccagcccttctgtcactagTCGAGGCACGAGGAGGTAGCGCagaaatatttatggtggcaagagccctttttattatatcattaagagagccatgccgaaatagcctgCCGCCATACCTTTGGCATAAAGCTCGCTTTTCCACATGGACATTTGTGGTCTAAGCACAATGGTGTAACCAGTCTGAGTTGAGTCAGCTCTAGGAGAGCCACACGAAAACTTTCATTATCTAATAAAGTGCCAAGATTTTTCGATGGCAAGGCATGGAGCCAATACCCAGATTCCTTTTCGGATAACGCTAGAAGCCTGGCTTTAAAGCTATATATTCAATGTAAGAAGTGGTTTTAATGATATTAAGTAACGATTTTCAACATTATGCacctatatattttaagtttttatataaaactgccAAGTTTATTCTAAGAACCAAATTTTACGCTTAAAAAAATCAGCGCATGTCACATTAAGCTCAACTCAACAAACCTTCATCTAAAAGTTCAAGGATCTATCAAACagcctaaaaatattataacactcGCTCTCACAAAATTAACAAGCGCCTACCAAATTATCTGTAAAATTAATTAGTCTCGAGAGTTCAGCCTCTAAATTACTTGGAGGAATGCGCTTGTTTATAAATGAGTCTACAAGAAGTTTTTATTTCAAGCAAATGTTTCATTCAGATTAAAACAAGTTAATtcagtataatattaatatgaaaagGATGTATAATCTAAGCGCTAAACCCATGTGACACTGTTGTTGTTCTATGTACTCTAGTAGTACCTTTGAGCCCACTGAAACGAAGTTATTTGAAGTTAATGCTAGTAATCttataaaatgtttcatttatttaagttacatcGTACATTACACCGAAATATGGCGATTTCTCATCAGTGCGATGAGTTACGTCGGCACAACCGATCAACGATTTTAATGCTACCTGCGTTGCCACAACGCACTACGTCGCAGCACAAGAGGACGATGGAGGCACCCAATCAGTCTCaataatacatacaatacaaatgCTTTTTATGGAGCAGTGTCCGTCGTCCTCCCCTGCTACGTCTCTCGATCTTAATTCCGTTGAAATATCGCTTGCAACAACGCAACGCTTTGGCAagtcatcctactaatattataaacgtgaaagtttgtatggatgtttggatgtatgtttcgatgtttcttactctttaacgccgcaactactgaaccgatttggctgaaatttgaaatgaaaatagattttactcaggattaacacacaggctagtttttatcccgaaaaaatccttggattcacaagaattaagaaaaccttatgattttgatagtatgagtgtttgttactctttcacgcctcggctactaaaccgaatcgcctgaaatttgaagtaaaattcatcattatcaacccatattcggctcactgctgagctcgagtctcctctcacaatgagaggggttaggccaatagtccaccacgctggcacaatgcggattggcagacttcacacacgcatagaattgagaaaattctctggtatgcagatttcctcacgatgtttttccttcaccgtttgagacacgtgatatttaatttcttaaaatacacataactgaaaatttggaggtgcatgtcctggaacggattcgaacctacgccctccggaaccggaggcagaggtcaccatatccactgggctatcacgattctTATAATTACGGGTCAGTTtatggttttatattttcttaattcaggtctgacctgtaagcattggccgtagctagttaccaccctaacgacaaatacgtaccgccaagcgatttagcattccgatacgatgccgcaTATAAAttgtcagaggtatgggtagaataaacttgttcctcttccaagtaagcccgcttccatcttagactgcatagacacatcaggtgagatcgatGTTTTTCAACGCATgagttcaaagtgtgtttcctcgcaagtTTGtcataaaacgtcgtatgacatacgcgcgtgttgataattacagcctctgcttccttactatagctctcgcctcggctgtaattttcaacttcatcattatcaacccatattcggctcactgctgagctcaagtctcctctcagaatgagaggggttaggccaatagtccaccatgctggcccaatgcggattggcagacttcacacacgcagaaaattaagaaaattatccttacgatgttttccttcaccgtttgagacatgtgatatttaatttcttaaaatgcacataactgaaaagttggaggtgcatgccccggaccggattcgaacctacgccctccgatatcagaggcagaggtcatatccactgggctatcacgtctctcattttcaaattttcaactTGTATTACAAGTATGATGCAACTGTTTTAAGTAATGTAGCGAGGCGCAATctaagatataataaaaatgctCTTTGGCCCTACGTAtcgataataaatacaataacaactaacatttaagtgaaaagtaattaatataagtatatatttaataaaaaacaaatggaaAAAAGGCAAAAAGGGTTTGAAAATACCCAATTCTGAGATGGTGAAGGCGAAGTTATGTATCAAATAAACTatttcatattgttttttttattcaatttattatccTATTCCTACATTAGGtaccattattatcagcctattttaacaaccCACTACAGTGTGACGCCTCTGTCTTTATTGGagtggggatatggagcttagacccaccttTCCTTACCTTACCTAACCACCTAaccagccgatagacgtccactgctggacataagcctcttgcatggacctccaagcacaacggttttgaggcgccagcatccagcggctccctgcaacctgcttgatattCTCGGTGCACctaggggggtcgaccaacactgcgctttccggtgcggtgtcgccataccagcaccttgggaccccaacgtccatcggctcttcgaactgtggcTACTTATGTTGAGGATAATCACCGGGACATAATgtgctctctgaggcatggGGTTTGCACCTGCAGGCTGAGAATAtttctgaaaatttcttaccAGAAATTGCTCCGTAGTATTCCAAGTCCCGACCCAGGTGTCGAAGGTCCTCATGATCTTAAGACACACAATTATTCGTAACTACTAATCATTAGACCAACGAGGCTGTTTACTGTATTATATCATTCACAAATTAAGCGAAAGTCCATGCCtaatacacagattaatcaataccaggcagatggagcgcgcggtacacgacggtgtcgtacccgtcacaaatacaaaattcaaaaacgtatATATTCTGGAGTCAATACGACACGAAGTCGCAtcattaatttacaatattattcaagaaaaatggcgtctttaaatatttttaagtattttacaaactgttttttaaaactagagaaataagatggagtatttttttattattattatattaatttacgtaattgttgttagtgttaaattttgaaatacaaattatgaaaaagtttgtaaatgcggatgtcaagaagacgtgtgacttttgttttttttttttgggtttcgCCGacttcagcacgcagtttgtaaagactcactctgggtACTCTGTATCTCTCTCTAATGGGACTGAGTAGAACAATATAGAACGATCCtggatagccagacatacctcaatTTAGGAAGACTAAAATTTGTTGGCATGTGCTGCTGTCAAGTGtctgttattctttacaagttagcccttgactaaaatcacacctgatggtaagtgatgatgcagtttaagatggaagcgggctaattagttaattagtaatgttaggagcaggatgaaaatctacacccctttcggtttctacacgacatcgtaccggaacgctaagcctcccaccagccagacctggaccaattaagaaaacctcaatcggcccagccggggatcgaacccaggacctccgtcttgtaaatccaccgcgcataccactgcgccacggaggccgtcaaataattaaaggccgttaaatataattattagatttaacaagttttagatataattagcggatccggtcaagcATCGCTTTGacatatgtgcacttcttcccaaacctacccctaccctaccctaccccttgactcttaaacgtttgtatgggaaatagaaaggGTGTTTTATGGTTTTTAACCAAAAAGAGAGAACGACTGACCTAACGACAAGTagtatctttatttaaaattgcatGCAGAAACATCAATGAATAGATGTCAAAGCCTAGTAAcaacatttaattttgttacaagtAGTTACTTAtaactgataataatttattgcctAGATAAAACGTTGTTATTCATCTTATTTGTTTATATGCAAGTGTAAACTTTCACCGATTTCGCGATAACACTTCACCTAAAACAATAAGAATAACAAACAACATTTTGTCATTGTAACAAAGTAAGGATTTGAATTAATTCGGGTCAAAGCGGTCAGGGATGATTTAGTATAAATTGGTGTGGAAATGGTGAGAGAGTCACAGTTAGGAGCGAACTGTGGACGATGAAGGCAATACTGTGTGTGGTGCTGGGCCTAGCGGCCTTGGCCGCTGCCCATGTGGTGTACGACGACCACACCATTGGTaagaatttattacaattatttttcacctattcatatttttgacgacctccgtggcgcagtgctatgtgcggtggatttacaagacggaggtcctgggttcgatccccagctgggccggttgaggttttcttaattggtccaggcctggctagtgggaggctttggccgtggctagttaccaccctatcgacaaagacgtaccgccaagcgatttagcgttccggtacgtgtcgtgtagaaaccgaaaggggtgtggattttcatcctcctcctaacaagttagcccgattccatcttagattgcatcatcacttaccatcaggtgagattgtagtcaagggctaacttgtaaagattaaaaaaaaaacctagctGAAGCAATGGACAGGCTACATACTCCAAAGAGCCggtgggcgttggggtccccaggagctggaatggcgaccccgcaccgaaaagcgctgTGATGGTCGACCCTTCACTAAATGTAACACTATCCTTAGTAATTAGGAACACGACGCAAGGAGAAATCATGTAATTCGCCATCAGTCACTTAGCATCGCGCCAAACCCATCGAAAAACACCGTTGAAGACGCTGaagcaatggacaggccacatagtccGAAAAGCCtatgggtcccaaggtgcttgaatggcaaccccgcaccggaaagcgcagtgttggtcgacccctctcTAGGTGTAACACTATCCTTAGTAATTAGGAACACGACGCAAGGACAAGGATTACGAGAAATCATGTAATTCGCCATCAGTCACTTAGCATCGCGCcaaacccttcgaaaaacaccgttgAAGACGCTGaagcaatggacaggccacatagtccGAAAAGCCTATGGGTCTCAAGGTGCttgaatggcaaccccgcaccggaaagcgcagtgttggtcgacccctctcTAGGTGTAACACTATCCTTAGTAATTAGGAACACGACGCAAGGACAAGGATTACGAGAAATCATGTAATTCGCCATCAGTCACTTAGCATCGCGCcaaacccttcgaaaaacaccgttgAAGACGCTGaagcaatggacaggccacatagtccgaagagccgatggacgttggggtcccaaggtgctggaatgccccgcaccggaaagcgcagtgttggtcgatccctcactaggtgggccgaggatatcaagcgggttgcagagagccgctggatactcacggtttgtttggaagtccatgcaagaggcgtatgaccagcagtagacgtccatcgcctgttaatgatgttgatgatgacgatgatgatgatttttgttCACTGAAATTTGTCTTATAGAATAtataattcttttaattttattccagTTAACATGGACGTAAAGGAACGCCAAATATTTATTCTGAAGCTGCTGAATCACGTCATGGAACCTGTCGTTTACAAGGAAATCGAAGACATTGGCAAGAACTTCAAAATTGAAGACAACGTTGAACTATACACGGTATTTACGAGTACACAATGCATTACTCATATACTTAATTCTTAGCAAATTGATGTTGGAATTCCAATATCTCCATTTTtgctgtaatttattattaaactacttGTGAAAACCTCATGAAATATTTTCCTAGATTAGCATGCAGAcagagagaaaaataaaaagtatcacAACTAACATCTATAGTTTATTTAACAGTTTTAAGTAATTTGtgcatttcaattttaaaattacttttttttgttttattaaacctTGATTCATTTTATTTGCAGAAACAAGATTGCGTTAAAACATTCCTCACCAATCTGAAGTTTGGATTCTTGCCGCGCGGCGAAGTATTCACGCTTAATATTGAACGTCAAATGAAAGAAGTCATCACGATGTTCCACATGCTGTACTACGCCAAGGACTTTGTCACCTTCATCAAGACTGCATGCTGGATGCGTATGTACCTCAACGAGGGTATGTTCGTCTATGCCCTCACCGTCGCAGTCAGACACCGTGACGACTGCAGGGGCATCATTCTCCCACCTCCATATGAAATCTACCCTTACTACTTCGTCCGTGCCGATGTCATCCAAAGAGCTTACATGCTGAAAATGAAGAAGGGACTCATTGATCACAAGCTGTGCGACTTATATGGCATCAAGAAAACTGACAAGGACGTATTCATTATCGATGAGAACGTCTTCGACCGTCGCCACTACTTGAACGATGAAGACAGACTCAGATACTTCACAGAAGATATCGACCTCAacacctactactactacttccACGTTGATTATCCGTTCTGGATGAAGGATGAAGTGACCCACA
This window of the Bicyclus anynana chromosome 19, ilBicAnyn1.1, whole genome shotgun sequence genome carries:
- the LOC128199159 gene encoding basic juvenile hormone-suppressible protein 2-like; this encodes MKAVLCLVLGLAALAAARPDVDDHILVDKVDTMDIKQKQFFILKLLNKVVGPCMYKDIVDIGKNFKIEDNINLYTKEVVVKTFLDNFKVGFLPRGEIFTLHVDRQLKEVVTMFHMLYYAKDFTTFIKTACWMRLYLNEGMFVYALTVAVRHRDDCRGIILPPPYEIYPYYFVRADVIQKAYLLKMKQGLLDTHLTDFYGIKKTEKGIYIIDENIFDRRHFLNDEDRLRYFTEDIGLNTYYYYFHVDYPFWMKNDVTNKYMVRRWELTFYVYQQILARYYLERLSNGLGDIIDLSWHKPIRKGYWPWMVLHNGVQLPVRFNDQMFVDNKDIGIVNLVKDYERIITDAIVKGFIEINGVRIDLTKAADIDVLGKLVYGTIEKTDLTKLQVDSYRYLLILMKAVVGLNTWQCDKYFVVPTVLDHYQTALRDPVFYQLQKRLVYLLILFKNRLPSYTREDLYFPGVKVDNVVVDKLVTYFDDYFMDMTNAVTFTEDELKKTTSDMIFFVRKRRLNHRPFKVTVDVLSDKTVDSVVRVFLGPKEDHLGRLIDINRNRMNFVELDSFLYKLTTGKNTIVRNSYDMHNLVKDRIMTRDLWKKIDGITDVRDLLIKDLRNYHTGFPTRLLLPKGRIGGMKMMLYVIITPLKMVDNVDISILDTTRKDLFVDFRSTVLLDKMPLGFPFDRHIDTTKFFTSNMRFVDVIIFHKTQVSDMWTRWNKYVLKNYDMLDKTPVVNDSYFIDVDVNTKVDKDVNIFDL